The Arachis hypogaea cultivar Tifrunner chromosome 14, arahy.Tifrunner.gnm2.J5K5, whole genome shotgun sequence DNA window AAACAACTTTATAGCATCTGTCTTTATAGAGAAAGAGACATAAACAATACACACaaaacaacaacatataaatCCTAGCAAATCACGTTATTAGCAACTAAGTAGAAGGACAACGAAGATAAACTGACACAAACAATAGACATAAAACAACATATAAATCCTAACAACGATAGTACGAGGAACTAAGTATGAGAACAACGACATTATTAGCAACTaagcatgagaacatgcatcaaggcaACAACTTCATAACATCTATTTTTCTTCGTTGGTAAACTTGGATTCATTAATATCGATGCCTTCCTCAGCAGCATGCTCTCCGCCGGACTTATCCATGGTAGAGAGGCCTCCTTTACGTTCCATTTCGTGGTAACCCGCAGTCTCTATCTGTTCCTTCTTAGTCTGTCCTCCTTTTGTACCCATCTCATGATATCCTTCTGATCCCAGCTGCTCCTTTCTAGTTTGGCCTCCTCTGCTCCTTCCTATACTTTtactcatttaaattttaaaaaaaaaaatagtatgatatattaaaaaatttttaaataaaacaatatacACTTAAAAAGgattatacaaataattatttaaattattaaattattttttattagtaataatTTAATTAGACTCAATTGTgataataaaaatacataaaaaaatattttaaaaaatttaaaatatttattaaaatttatatcttATGTATTCACGATGTACTCTCATTAAAAAATGAATTAGAAttgaatttatattattattaataaaaaataatttaaataacacaAATCAATTGTATACCTTCAGCAAGGTGCTCTTGAGCTTCTAGATTCTTGCCACCAGTACCATCAGGAACCACGGTTTCATCTTCCTTTGCCCTCTCATCAAGCTCTTCACGCTTTTCTTGCCGAGTTGTCATGTTGCTTACAcgctcagatttttttttttcaccctatagaatttttcttcttctagaGATGTTTATAGTGGTAATTAAAGACGTAGTTTGAATGAGAAATAAGCCAAGAGCAGCGTCATTTATATATAGTTAGAGACATATAGGGTTACATTGCATGTGAACCAGTAAAGATGAAGGACGCGCTTACACTTGCATGCATTGACTTGTGTACGGTTCCATGCATTGACACGTGAATGAAAACGTGCACAATGATAACACTATTAGGTGGGATGATGGTGACACGTACATACAACATATAGTGAAAGAGACTAACTCTATTGCGGTGGATGAATTTTAGCCTGCACCTTATACCGCACCTGATACCTGATATACctgatattttttttagtttgttgtCCCTCCTACCATATTGACGTGTGGAATGTGAATTGGTAATCTAATATGAAGTGAGTTGCTTCAACAATTATAAAGAGAAAAAGTTACTTTaacaatttataatataaaaagtttatattttttaaaatccatAATATATGAGTTGTTAGATAATAGCAAAAATTATAAAGAGCAAAAATTACTtctaacaattttaaaaaaaaaaagccaaactGAAGACCGGAAAAAATTAAAGCCAAAtcgaaaaagaataaaaaaaaagtgaagtgaaaaataaataaaaagtatataaaaataaaataaataaaaaaatataaaagtctTTTTTTAATCCCAATAAATATATGTTTAGgagttaaaattttaacaaaatgttAAAAGTGGGGTTTGAACCCTATTCACAACACCAGACTATAATAATTTTCATTAATATTTAtgcaaattattatatatatatatattttatcaaataatttatttctatctaattcattttaaatttagttataaattcacttatttttaaattaattatatttttatttaaaaataattataaactcatttattttttataataatataatagatataaactaattaataaatttttaaaatttaaaaataatagttattttaatataaaaacaaaataaaaatatttatgatattataaaaataataaaatacttattgtttctgatccatattattttagaatagcttagtattcttaaaatattagtaaaaatatgtattttaaattataattttaattttttttactatttttattttttatttacatagtacCGAGTCAACCGATTCAAcgagtgacccaccggttgaatcAGTAACCTAATgacttgaccggttcgatcaccgttCAATTCTAACAACTATAATTATAATGGAAACaaatatttacataaaaaatttgcTGAAAAGTGTAGGATCAATACTTAATAAAAATGTGTATCCATTTTGTGCATCTTCTCGCATGCGGAAAAAatgtctaaaataaattaaaaaataattattttctaaaacaaataattttatttttattttatttttttaataaagtagAAGTTTATATAAAGGGCATCCATGTTTAGTAAGTGCTAACTTAACTCAAGTTAATATAAAGTTccataaaaaaagaataatagagTTAGAATATGCACATTTAAATAACAATTAATTAGGCTTACTAgatactattttaatattaatattaaatttagagCAATGTTAATGGAATTAAgcttagatattattttttatttttaaatgtaattaaaataatttaaaattacaatttgtattgaaaatattttttaaatgatattaaaatcaataaaaaatatcgtattattttaaaaaaataagtaatatgctattaattatataatttattaaattcattGAATGATCattgtaatattattattataatattgtaataCAAATTCAAAATATACTCAAATTAATTAGATGTACTGCTCTTGTATCTTATTAGTGTCTGATTCTAATGACCCCGTCAGACAAAACGCactacctctttttcttttttttttttggtcatgaaACGCACCACCTCGCAATGTAAGTTCAACAACCTGACACCAATGGCACTGCTAAAAGAAACCCGCCTGGATCGAACAAAAACAGCATAGGCCCAACACCGATTAGctctcaacaaaaaaaaaagcttcTCACAGGGCTTTAGCCCCGTCttaataccaaaaaataaaaaacaaaacaaagcttCTCACACATCACCCTTCTATGCTAAAACTGAGTTGGTCCGACTAATAAAAATAGGATTATCACAGTTAATTTATTCACCCATCATTACACGACAAACAAGTTTTGGACAACTTGTTCGTATCTAGTATCTACCATACCATATTCTGCTAAAAGCAAGTGGCATAGGGGATAATCTTGCTAACTTTTAATTGGTACAACTTAAAAGTTTCAAATATAACAAGGCCATCAAATTCTATGCTGAGTTAGTGTTTTAGAATAGAGGATAATTAAagggtaaaattaaaaaaaaaagttgactaattgttatttataaaaaattaacaaaaaaatatctttaaaattgaTCGTAAACATTaggaataaaatcaaaataaatgaaatactaaatatttttgaaactcaTTGTAGTCCCGAAAAAAAAACATATTACCCTTTCTAATAATATTCTCTGTTGACCAAAAACCAAAAATGGAAGACAAAAAGAAGTTTTTCATCTATCTTAGGCATGTTAATCCTTCTGTATATGTGTGGATTTTAAATAGAACATGTAATTTGGTACCCGATTTAAAAGGTGAGTTTAATTTACAACTATATTATCTTCCATGTCTTTTGTTTAAAGAAGGTATTATTTCATCACTTGTTTCGTTTATCTTGTATTGTCATTTGTCTAAGCTTCACAAGTGTTCTAATTTTTCTAGTTAAAACGAAATGGATGGATAGAAAACCTGGCCCTTGGGGCAAGTTACATCAGTTTGCCATGGTGTGGTACATTTTTACTGTGCTAagtgttagtgttgcaagtgtgaggagtgttgaagttaatcccacataaaagaaagaaaggaagagtgaggagtttataagatgagagacccattaacttgacatcttaaggttttgagttggatgtgatgtcttctcatcttatgtcttctcacttgattcctccccgaattTTCCCCGGTAgtcgagagctctccacggttggcccaacaagtggtatcagagtcgATGGTTTAATCGGTAAAGATCTAATAGCAAGTTGCTATTGATTTGATTATTTGGTTCTTTTTTTTAAACGTTTTTCAACAAGTAACTTTAAACTAAAATTCAGTGTTTTGGTATTTATCCGGTGCATGTTGAAGTAGAGTTAGTTAGTTCTAAAAATGAATGCTGCTTAGCATATTTATTTTCAAGAAGAAGAGGCCAGGAGGTCATTATTTTGCGAAACAAAAATCTTATGTTCACACCAAAAATGAATCAccaaattagttaatatatatatatatagtttaacttattttcaaagtgtatttttgtattaaaatataatttgatgATTGATTTTTTCTGTACATCTAATatgattgtttttaaaattaagaaatataaagacctgtttaatttgaaaaatattttgtactttcattttaaaattttatggaaaaaaagagtcaaaattataataaaaaataacacataCAATTCTATCTTTTATTTACTATTTTTCACTCTGTTTTGTTTTttgataaaatcttaaaaaataaaaaaaaatgatcaaTATCACAAAAATTATTACTACTAGTAATGATCTATTTCATCAATCTCTTTTTATAAATTAGTTTATGGCTATGATGCAGTGATGCAGTTTTGCCTTTAGAAATTAATCTTAATATTATGAGGGTGATGCGTCAAGagaaattattagttaaaaattattggaATGCCATATTTGATAAGTTGAACAACTTGGATAATGAGTGTTTATTAGCACTCGATCACATTATTCATCAAAAAGAGAATGTGGCTCGCATATATAATCGACGAGTAAAAGAAAAAGTGTTTGGTATTGGTGAACtagttttaaaagttattttgctgattgataaaaaataaagagtttaTGAAAAATGGTCCCCTACTTGAGAAGAACattttcaaataattaatttttattcagaGAATGCATATCAAATTAAACATATTGATACTGGAATAGAAATTAAATCGATAAACGGAAAGTACTTAAAACAGTATCGATGTTTGCAAAACCGTAATTGAGTTTGAAGCTGAAATAAAGATAAATTCAAAATGTCTTTACAAAAAAGAAACTTGACATTCTAAACCTTCAATCTTCATAGAGTTGCAAGAGTTGGTCTAGTTGTTCCTTTATCCAGGAGTGATCTTGTGAGAGTGACTGAAGTTCTTGAAGACGCTCGCTTTCTGCAATCTGATGTTGGAAAGCTCGACTGTTCAAATCatctttttcctttaaaaatgaaAGAACCTCTTTGTCAAGTACACGTTTGGTATTTTGAAGTTTATCGAGAGGTTTTTGGAGAAGAACTTTATTTTTCTTGATTTCAACGAGTTCTCTTTCGAGTTCCTTTTCTCTAATGATTAGCTGATTCATTTCAATAGAAGCATCAGTTAGATGAGCTTCATAATCTGATACTTTATTTTTTCTATCAGCTAAGAAAACTTCAACCTGGACACTTTGATCTTTAATCTCTTTCATTCCTTTTCGATGGAGCTCAAGCTCATTTTGGCATGAGAAAAGCTTTTTTGTGTGATTCATAAAAGACACGAATGGCTTGACTTGATTAGAAGGATCTTGAAGGGGAATATTAGAAATCAAAATCTGATTAAATGCAGCATCAAGCTCATCTTCTGAAAATCATTCTTCAACAGGATTGACAAGCAGAAATTTTAGTTTCTGAAGAAGATCGAAAACACCAGGATCAATAGAATCTCTTGTTACATTTTGATCATGTGTGCTTTCAAGAAGATTAGGAACTTGTGGGTTCTGATCTAGATGAACTGATTTGTTCTCAGAACTTGATAACTTAGCTTTTTTGCCTTTGGAGATCTTCGAGATAACTCCAAAAAACTCACTAACAACATCATCACCTTGGCTAACATCAACTGTTTCTTCTTTTTGGTTTACGACTTCTGTATTTCTAGTCTGAAGCAAATAAGAAATTGGGTATTGTGCAAAGGATGTGAGCTCGACTTTGTTGAAAGGAGTATTTATGATGACATCATGTGTAGTCGATGGAGCTTCAATGACAACCCTAGTTTGCAAT harbors:
- the LOC112740506 gene encoding protein SLE1, producing MTTRQEKREELDERAKEDETVVPDGTGGKNLEAQEHLAEGRSRGGQTRKEQLGSEGYHEMGTKGGQTKKEQIETAGYHEMERKGGLSTMDKSGGEHAAEEGIDINESKFTNEEK